From a single Oreochromis niloticus isolate F11D_XX linkage group LG3, O_niloticus_UMD_NMBU, whole genome shotgun sequence genomic region:
- the LOC100696765 gene encoding class I histocompatibility antigen, F10 alpha chain isoform X1, whose amino-acid sequence MFVISVLVLVGTGVTVNSEKHSLHYIYTGLSKPVGLPGIHEFTAMGLLDGRMIDYYDSENQTKVPKQEWMREHLPADYWVKGTQSRRIKQRWFKHNIGILMERMRKNDSGSPHVLQWMVGCEGEMQPNGALRFVRGMSKYNYDGNDFLSFDDKNRVWVAPVKEALPSKTKWDNDQVLKEYTKGYLENECIDWLSKSVTSEQKQLKKAPPPGVYVFAKKSRVETNLTLTCLATGFYSKNIILRIRRKGRVLTEDDGLWSSGVLPNDDETFQRRDYVEILKSDLSEFSCEVVHEATRVDVVKTWKNGDHPEEPGSGALIGAQGGALAVIALVVGGGLGLICLHKKGRLRGRRVANDNQGSVAVVVTNVEADSEKVEEDEGNEDEAEETSLRSSTADGSDKKTRLRIHTKSSATENMD is encoded by the exons ATGTTCGTGATCTCAGTTTTGGTCCTTGTGGGGACAGGAGTGACGGTAAACAGCG AAAAACATTCCCTCCATTACATCTACACTGGACTCTCCAAACCCGTTGGACTCCCGGGCATCCACGAGTTCACAGCCATGGGTTTGCTGGACGGCAGGATGATCGATTACTATGATAGCGAGAATCAGACAAAAGTTCCCAAACAGGAGTGGATGAGAGAGCATTTACCTGCTGATTACTGGGTAAAAGGCACCCAGTCCCGCAGGATCAAGCAGCGGTGGTTCAAGCACAACATCGGCATCCTGATGGAGCGAATGAGAAAGAATGACTCTGGCT CCCCTCATGTTCTTCAGTGGATGGTGGGCTGTGAGGGTGAGATGCAGCCTAACGGCGCGCTCAGGTTTGTCCGCGGCATGAGCAAGTATAACTATGATGGAAACGACTTCCTGTCCTTTGATGATAAAAACAGAGTGTGGGTCGCTCCAGTTAAAGAGGCACTTCCCTCAAAGACGAAGTGGGACAATGACCAGGTGCTGAAAGAGTACACCAAGGGATACCTGGAGAACGAGTGCATCGATTGGCTGAGCAAGTCTGTGACTTCTGAACAAAAGCAGCTGAAAAAAGCCC CTCCACCTGGCGTGTACGTGTTTGCAAAGAAGTCCAGAGTGGAGACAAACCTCACCCTGACCTGCCTCGCCACAGGCTTCTACAGCAAAAACATCATTTTGAGGATCAGAAGGAAAGGACGTGTTCTGACTGAAGACGACGGTCTGTGGAGCTCAGGAGTTCTTCCAAATGACGATGAGACCTTCCAGAGACGAGACTATGTGGAGATTTTGAAGTCTGACCTGTCAGAGTTCAGCTGTGAAGTCGTTCATGAGGCGACCCGTGTGGACGTTGTGAAGACTTGGA AGAACGGTGACCATCCAGAGGAACCTGGATCTGGAGCTCTGATCGGTGCACAGGGTGGAGCCTTGGCTGTGATTGCTCTTGTTGTTGGTGGAGGTCTGGGTCTGATATGCTTGCATAAAAAAGGCCGTCTTA GAGGCAGACGAGTAGCCAACGACAACCAAG GAAGTGTAGCAGTGGTTGTAACAAATGTTGAGGCTGACAGTGAGAAGGTTGAGGAAGACGAGGGTAATGAAGACGAGGCAGAGGAAACCAGTCTCAGAAGCAGCACGG CTGACGGCtctgacaaaaaaacaaggcTCAGGATTCACACTAAATCTTCTGCCACCGAGAATATGGACTGA
- the LOC100696765 gene encoding class I histocompatibility antigen, F10 alpha chain isoform X2, producing the protein MFVISVLVLVGTGVTVNSEKHSLHYIYTGLSKPVGLPGIHEFTAMGLLDGRMIDYYDSENQTKVPKQEWMREHLPADYWVKGTQSRRIKQRWFKHNIGILMERMRKNDSGSPHVLQWMVGCEGEMQPNGALRFVRGMSKYNYDGNDFLSFDDKNRVWVAPVKEALPSKTKWDNDQVLKEYTKGYLENECIDWLSKSVTSEQKQLKKAPPPGVYVFAKKSRVETNLTLTCLATGFYSKNIILRIRRKGRVLTEDDGLWSSGVLPNDDETFQRRDYVEILKSDLSEFSCEVVHEATRVDVVKTWKNGDHPEEPGSGALIGAQGGALAVIALVVGGGLGLICLHKKGRLRGRRVANDNQDEYLLKDAQCSTEEVNRQTEWRRQKLEA; encoded by the exons ATGTTCGTGATCTCAGTTTTGGTCCTTGTGGGGACAGGAGTGACGGTAAACAGCG AAAAACATTCCCTCCATTACATCTACACTGGACTCTCCAAACCCGTTGGACTCCCGGGCATCCACGAGTTCACAGCCATGGGTTTGCTGGACGGCAGGATGATCGATTACTATGATAGCGAGAATCAGACAAAAGTTCCCAAACAGGAGTGGATGAGAGAGCATTTACCTGCTGATTACTGGGTAAAAGGCACCCAGTCCCGCAGGATCAAGCAGCGGTGGTTCAAGCACAACATCGGCATCCTGATGGAGCGAATGAGAAAGAATGACTCTGGCT CCCCTCATGTTCTTCAGTGGATGGTGGGCTGTGAGGGTGAGATGCAGCCTAACGGCGCGCTCAGGTTTGTCCGCGGCATGAGCAAGTATAACTATGATGGAAACGACTTCCTGTCCTTTGATGATAAAAACAGAGTGTGGGTCGCTCCAGTTAAAGAGGCACTTCCCTCAAAGACGAAGTGGGACAATGACCAGGTGCTGAAAGAGTACACCAAGGGATACCTGGAGAACGAGTGCATCGATTGGCTGAGCAAGTCTGTGACTTCTGAACAAAAGCAGCTGAAAAAAGCCC CTCCACCTGGCGTGTACGTGTTTGCAAAGAAGTCCAGAGTGGAGACAAACCTCACCCTGACCTGCCTCGCCACAGGCTTCTACAGCAAAAACATCATTTTGAGGATCAGAAGGAAAGGACGTGTTCTGACTGAAGACGACGGTCTGTGGAGCTCAGGAGTTCTTCCAAATGACGATGAGACCTTCCAGAGACGAGACTATGTGGAGATTTTGAAGTCTGACCTGTCAGAGTTCAGCTGTGAAGTCGTTCATGAGGCGACCCGTGTGGACGTTGTGAAGACTTGGA AGAACGGTGACCATCCAGAGGAACCTGGATCTGGAGCTCTGATCGGTGCACAGGGTGGAGCCTTGGCTGTGATTGCTCTTGTTGTTGGTGGAGGTCTGGGTCTGATATGCTTGCATAAAAAAGGCCGTCTTA GAGGCAGACGAGTAGCCAACGACAACCAAG ATGAGTATTTGCTCAAAGACGCTCAGTGTAGCACAGAGGAGGTGAACAGGCAAACAGAGTGGAGGAGACAGAAACTTGAAGCATGA
- the LOC102077511 gene encoding transmembrane protease serine 9-like, translating to MALQQFVWCFTVVIIFFCKGCHSQQPKCGRSAVNSSSITGVRDAAPGSWPWFTIVNTYSAGSLITDQWVLTAASSVSEDYSSMVVLLGSNSLSGPNPNKVRLNVIDATCHPGFNPSTRENNICLLKLSAPVNFTDYIQPICLASENSTFNNETSSWAIGFGGIEVLSYNLQEAKVSVVGNNVCKARFPWIPDSIICTRETDSCWDTLGAPLMTQSKSVWLQSGVFSVPGCTASPSVYTPVSQYQKWISDTVTGTPPGFVTFPSPHSSLQTTAPPTAPPTAPLTVPPTTPTAPPTSPTCVGVFCSGENLIHFTHFSSLCVLVVLLHVFAGTVGN from the exons ATGGCTCTCCAACAGTTTGTGTGGTGCTTCACTGTGGTGATCATTTTCTTCTGCAAAG gttGTCACTCACAGCAGCCCA AGTGTGGCAGAAGTGCTgtgaacagcagcagcatcacaGGAGTTCGTGATGCTGCACCAGGAAGTTGGCCCTGGTTCACTATTGTAAACACTTATTCTGCAGGGTCTCTGATCACCGACCAGTGGGTGCTGACAGCTGCATCCTCCGTATCAGA GGATTACAGTAGCATGGTGGTCTTGCTGGGCAGCAACAGCCTGTCAGGTCCAAACCCAAATAAAGTGAGGCTGAACGTGATAGACGCCACCTGCCATCCTGGATTCAACCCGTCGACTCGTGAGAACAACATTTGTCTTCTGAAGCTGTCGGCTCCTGTGAATTTCACAGACTACATTCAGCCAATCTGCTTAGCCTCAGAAAACAGCACTTTCAACAATGAGACCAGCAGCTGGGCCATCGGCTTTGGTGGCATTG AGGTATTAAGCTATAACCTGCAGGAGGCAAAAGTATCAGTAGTGGGAAACAATGTGTGCAAAGCCAGATTTCCATGGATCCCAGACAGCATCATCTGTACTAGAGAGACGGATTCATGTTGG GATACTCTTGGAGCGCCACTCATGACTCAGAGTAAATCAGTCTGGCTCCAGAGTGGAGTTTTCAGTGTGCCTGGATGCACTGCATCTCCTTCAGTCTACACTCCTGTGTCCCAGTACCAGAAATGGATCAGCGACACAGTTACAGGGACACCACCAGGCTTTGTTACCTTCCCCTCCCCACACAGTTCATTACAAACCACTGCTCCTCCCACCGCTCCTCCAACTGCTCCCCTCACCGTCCCTCCTACCACTCCTACTGCCCCTCCCACTTCCCCgacatgtgtgggtgtgttttgcAGTGGTGAAAACCTGATCCACTTCACTCACTTCTCCTCTCTGTGTGTTCTCGTTGTGTTGCTCCATGTGTTTGCTGGAACTGTTGGAAACTAG